The following are encoded together in the Thiobacillus sp. SCUT-2 genome:
- a CDS encoding heavy metal response regulator transcription factor has protein sequence MKILIVEDEPKTGDYLKQGLTEAGFVTDLARDGWEGLELAQIGHYDLLILDVMLPGLNGWQVLEGVRRAGVEMPVLFLTARDQVEDRVKGLELGADDYLVKPFAFSELLARVRSLVRRGHSSLESTVLKAADLELDLLRRRAMRAGNKIELTAKEFALLELFLRRQGEVLPRSLIASQVWDMNFDSDTNVIDVAVRRLRVKIDEGFDHKLIHTVRGMGYVLEPPQEGNTA, from the coding sequence ATGAAAATACTCATCGTCGAAGACGAACCCAAAACAGGTGATTACCTGAAGCAAGGCCTCACCGAGGCGGGCTTCGTTACGGATCTGGCTCGCGATGGATGGGAGGGGCTGGAACTCGCACAAATTGGCCACTACGACCTGTTGATCCTGGATGTGATGCTTCCCGGTCTCAATGGCTGGCAGGTGCTCGAAGGTGTGCGCCGCGCCGGGGTTGAAATGCCGGTGCTGTTCCTGACCGCGCGCGACCAGGTTGAGGACCGGGTCAAGGGGCTGGAATTGGGGGCCGACGATTATCTGGTGAAACCCTTTGCCTTTTCCGAACTGCTGGCCCGGGTACGCAGCCTGGTACGACGGGGACATTCCAGCCTGGAATCCACCGTCCTCAAGGCGGCCGATTTGGAACTGGATTTGCTGCGACGGCGCGCCATGCGGGCAGGCAACAAGATCGAACTCACGGCCAAGGAATTTGCTTTGCTCGAATTGTTCCTGCGCCGACAGGGTGAGGTGTTGCCGCGCAGCCTGATTGCGTCACAGGTCTGGGATATGAACTTTGACTCCGACACCAATGTGATCGATGTCGCTGTGCGCCGGCTGCGTGTCAAGATCGACGAGGGTTTCGATCACAAGCTCATCCATACCGTGCGCGGGATGGGCTACGTGCTGGAGCCTCCCCAGGAAGGCAACACCGCATGA
- a CDS encoding heavy metal sensor histidine kinase has translation MKTLSLTTRISLLFAAAASLVLLTTGFFLTQVVERHLKEEDRVELTGKLELIQNLFKHAYSQKRLDLLPRQLDDALVGHPGLAVVVTDAAGGIWFATSGTDFPRPLLQDCQIQSKGCAPGALQEWAQAGRSFRSMAVTISAGGDTHYTVVVAQDIEHHERFMNKFKSVLAIAITLATFATAGLGWIATRWGLAPLREVTDMVAGVSAERLSDRLPTTGLPTELKPLATAFNAMLTRLDDSFRRLSEFSANIAHELRTPISNLMTQTQVALSSARGKDEYKEILYSSLEEYERMAQMVGDMLYLAQTDNRLIKPGVEKVNLANETQDLFDYFEAWAEERAVSLTQTGSATASGDRLMLRRALSNLISNAIRHTPPGQTMRVFLQSDADKAILSVENPGTKIPEEHLPRLFDRFYRVDPSRQRKGDGAGLGLAIVKSIVSAHGGSISVTSTNEATRFRITLPT, from the coding sequence ATGAAAACCTTGTCACTGACCACGCGTATCAGCCTGCTTTTTGCCGCTGCAGCCTCCCTGGTATTGTTGACAACAGGGTTCTTCTTGACGCAAGTGGTGGAACGCCATCTCAAGGAAGAGGATCGGGTCGAACTCACGGGCAAGCTGGAACTCATCCAGAATTTGTTCAAACATGCCTATAGCCAGAAGCGCTTAGACCTACTGCCTCGGCAACTGGACGACGCGTTGGTCGGACACCCGGGTCTTGCGGTGGTCGTGACGGATGCGGCGGGAGGAATCTGGTTCGCTACGTCGGGGACTGATTTCCCGCGCCCGCTGTTGCAAGACTGCCAAATCCAGTCCAAAGGCTGTGCGCCAGGCGCTCTGCAGGAATGGGCACAGGCGGGGAGAAGTTTCCGCAGCATGGCTGTGACGATCAGCGCTGGCGGCGACACGCACTACACCGTGGTCGTGGCGCAGGACATCGAGCACCATGAGCGCTTCATGAACAAGTTCAAGTCGGTCTTGGCCATTGCCATCACCCTGGCCACTTTCGCCACAGCCGGCCTGGGCTGGATAGCCACCCGATGGGGACTTGCCCCCTTGCGCGAGGTCACCGACATGGTGGCGGGCGTTTCCGCCGAGCGCCTGTCGGATCGTCTGCCGACTACAGGCTTGCCTACTGAACTCAAGCCTCTTGCGACCGCGTTTAACGCCATGCTGACTCGCCTGGATGACTCCTTCCGACGCCTCAGCGAGTTTTCTGCCAACATCGCACACGAACTGCGCACCCCCATCTCTAATCTGATGACCCAGACACAGGTGGCACTCTCCAGCGCACGCGGCAAGGATGAGTACAAGGAAATTCTTTATTCCAGCCTGGAGGAATATGAACGCATGGCCCAGATGGTCGGCGACATGCTCTACCTTGCCCAGACCGACAACCGCCTTATCAAACCGGGCGTGGAAAAGGTAAATCTGGCCAATGAGACACAGGACCTGTTTGACTATTTCGAGGCTTGGGCAGAAGAACGCGCTGTTTCGCTGACCCAGACAGGGTCTGCTACCGCCTCCGGCGATCGGCTGATGTTACGACGCGCGCTCAGTAACCTAATATCGAACGCCATACGGCACACTCCGCCCGGGCAAACCATGCGGGTGTTCTTACAAAGCGACGCGGATAAAGCCATCTTATCCGTCGAGAACCCCGGCACGAAAATCCCGGAAGAGCACCTGCCAAGACTGTTCGACCGCTTCTACCGCGTCGACCCTTCGCGTCAACGCAAGGGCGATGGCGCCGGCCTGGGCCTGGCAATTGTCAAATCCATCGTTAGCGCGCATGGCGGCTCAATTTCCGTCACCTCCACCAACGAAGCGACGCGGTTTCGTATCACTTTACCTACGTGA
- a CDS encoding undecaprenyl-diphosphate phosphatase, translating to MDLLQILILAIVQGAAELLPVSSSAHVIVAEKLMGLDPTVPEMTLLLVMLHTGTMFAVIVYFWKSWHTTYFSSAQAFRTNALRVVVATIATGAVGLALLQLIKHVVAGNVPGFEIEHLFGNARLMAAALAAAGVLIIVSSRFPERTDNDDLSLRSAAWIGAVQGLCLPFRGFSRSGATISTGFALGVGRRRAEEFSFALAVVLTPAVIVKEAYRLYQAQGAAMAVHAGGLMQLVGPSLIGMVLSFLAGLVALRWLSRWLEQGRWHFFGAYCLLASLAVLWVG from the coding sequence ATGGACTTACTACAGATATTGATCCTCGCCATTGTTCAGGGTGCGGCAGAACTCTTGCCGGTCTCGAGTTCGGCTCATGTGATCGTGGCCGAGAAGTTGATGGGGCTGGACCCCACCGTGCCAGAGATGACGCTGTTGCTGGTGATGCTGCATACCGGCACGATGTTCGCGGTCATCGTCTACTTCTGGAAGTCCTGGCATACCACTTACTTTTCTTCAGCCCAGGCATTTCGCACCAACGCGCTTCGTGTAGTGGTCGCGACGATAGCGACCGGTGCAGTGGGACTGGCCCTGCTGCAACTGATCAAGCACGTGGTCGCTGGCAACGTGCCCGGATTTGAAATTGAACATCTGTTTGGCAACGCCAGGTTGATGGCTGCCGCGCTGGCCGCAGCCGGTGTGCTGATCATCGTATCGTCGCGTTTCCCCGAGCGCACGGACAATGATGATTTGTCGCTGCGCAGCGCGGCATGGATCGGCGCAGTGCAGGGCCTGTGTCTGCCGTTTCGGGGCTTCTCCCGTTCGGGCGCCACCATCTCGACCGGCTTCGCCTTGGGCGTAGGCCGCCGACGAGCAGAAGAGTTCAGTTTCGCGCTGGCGGTGGTGCTGACCCCCGCAGTGATCGTCAAGGAAGCGTATCGACTTTACCAGGCGCAGGGCGCTGCCATGGCCGTGCATGCAGGCGGGCTCATGCAACTCGTTGGCCCGAGTTTGATCGGCATGGTATTGAGCTTCCTGGCGGGATTGGTGGCGCTACGCTGGCTGTCGCGCTGGCTGGAACAGGGCCGTTGGCATTTTTTTGGCGCCTACTGCCTGTTGGCCTCCCTGGCGGTGCTTTGGGTGGGGTAA
- a CDS encoding ArsR/SmtB family transcription factor: MHTVQVKPQEIFQALADPTRVRIVRLLAETDEEACLCELVDSLLEPQYKLSRHVKVLRQAGLLSAVKEGRWVYHRLVEGIPYLDRLYEALQVLPDVDGGFARDVERFRQRMCLREDGRCRIGIQTPELAAGGE; encoded by the coding sequence ATGCATACAGTTCAGGTAAAACCCCAGGAAATATTTCAGGCACTCGCCGATCCGACCAGAGTCCGGATCGTCCGGCTATTGGCCGAGACAGACGAGGAGGCCTGCCTTTGCGAATTGGTGGATAGTCTCCTGGAGCCCCAGTACAAGCTCTCGCGCCACGTTAAGGTGCTGCGGCAGGCGGGTTTGCTGTCTGCGGTAAAGGAAGGCCGCTGGGTCTATCACCGACTGGTTGAGGGCATCCCCTATCTCGACCGCTTATATGAGGCGCTCCAGGTGCTGCCGGACGTCGATGGGGGCTTTGCTCGCGATGTCGAGCGCTTCCGCCAGCGAATGTGCCTGCGGGAAGACGGCCGCTGCCGCATCGGCATCCAGACGCCCGAACTGGCGGCGGGAGGCGAGTGA
- a CDS encoding heavy metal translocating P-type ATPase: MPPPWKNPQVVTSSTAGVLLALGFIGGYLGLPHAAAVLLYVAAVLIGGYYFGREALEELVKEREVGIELLMSVAALVAGVMGQWLEAATLVFLYSISEAAEGYTAERTRHAVRALMDLAPKTALVRRDGRESRIPVEQLRVEDTFIVLPGESVATDGDVIDGHSAVNQAPVTGESVPVEKSPGGKVFAASINGEGALTVRATKAFADNTLSRIIHLVEAAQASKGRSQRFIERFGKRYSPAVLAVGVAIALLPPLFGLPWAEWLTRATVFVVAAAPCALVISIPITLVAALGTAGRNGLLIKGGVHLENLARVKVVALDKTGTLTIGRPEVTDVRVFWGHGEREVLETAAALESRSQHPLAQAIVRRAHAAGLEPVHAEDFRSLTGAGAQGLVGGRRFYIGSPKLFANLAVPLADAMDQVQRLQSQGKTVVMLGTDSSIQALFAISDPLRPEAASAIAELKRAGIERVVMLTGDNPLAAAAIAEQVGVDEVHAELTPEDKTRKVAELEARYGKVLMVGDGVNDAPALAAAHVGVAMGAAGTDVALETADVALMSDNLARLPYLIRFSRRTWGVVLQNLALSVVVIGSLIAGAVSGYFTLPVAVLAHEISEFVVIASGLRMLRT; this comes from the coding sequence ATGCCGCCGCCGTGGAAAAACCCGCAGGTCGTGACGTCGTCCACTGCCGGCGTTCTGCTCGCGCTGGGCTTTATTGGAGGCTACCTGGGGCTGCCCCACGCCGCCGCAGTCCTGCTATATGTGGCTGCGGTCCTTATCGGTGGTTATTACTTCGGCCGCGAGGCGCTCGAGGAACTGGTCAAGGAGCGCGAAGTCGGCATCGAACTGCTGATGTCCGTCGCGGCCCTTGTCGCCGGCGTGATGGGACAGTGGCTGGAAGCCGCCACGCTGGTTTTCCTGTATTCGATCTCCGAGGCGGCGGAGGGTTACACCGCGGAGCGCACGCGTCATGCCGTGCGCGCGCTGATGGACTTGGCGCCGAAGACCGCCTTGGTGCGCCGGGACGGCCGGGAGTCGCGCATCCCCGTCGAACAGTTACGGGTGGAAGATACCTTCATCGTCCTGCCGGGCGAGTCGGTTGCCACCGACGGCGACGTGATCGACGGCCATTCCGCGGTCAACCAGGCGCCGGTGACGGGAGAATCGGTTCCCGTGGAGAAATCCCCGGGCGGCAAGGTATTCGCGGCCAGCATCAACGGGGAAGGCGCTCTGACGGTGCGCGCGACCAAGGCGTTCGCGGACAACACCCTCTCCCGCATCATCCACCTCGTGGAAGCGGCGCAAGCCAGCAAGGGGCGCAGCCAGCGCTTCATCGAGCGCTTCGGCAAGCGCTACAGCCCCGCCGTGCTGGCAGTTGGCGTGGCTATCGCCCTCCTGCCGCCGCTCTTTGGCTTGCCCTGGGCGGAATGGCTGACCCGCGCCACCGTTTTCGTCGTGGCCGCGGCGCCCTGCGCCCTGGTGATCTCGATCCCGATCACCCTGGTCGCGGCCCTGGGCACCGCTGGCCGCAACGGCCTGCTCATCAAGGGTGGCGTCCATCTGGAGAATCTGGCCCGGGTGAAGGTCGTGGCGCTCGACAAGACGGGCACGCTCACCATCGGCCGCCCGGAGGTCACTGACGTGCGCGTGTTCTGGGGGCACGGCGAGCGTGAGGTGCTGGAGACCGCCGCGGCCCTGGAATCACGCTCGCAGCATCCCTTGGCTCAGGCCATCGTGCGCCGCGCCCACGCGGCTGGCCTCGAACCGGTGCACGCCGAGGATTTCCGCTCCCTAACGGGCGCCGGTGCCCAAGGGTTAGTGGGCGGTCGGCGGTTCTACATTGGCAGCCCCAAACTATTCGCCAACCTGGCTGTTCCGCTTGCCGACGCGATGGACCAGGTTCAACGCCTGCAAAGCCAGGGCAAGACCGTGGTGATGCTCGGGACCGATTCTTCAATCCAGGCCTTGTTCGCAATCAGCGACCCGTTGCGCCCCGAGGCGGCAAGCGCCATCGCCGAACTGAAGCGCGCCGGGATCGAGCGGGTGGTGATGCTGACCGGCGACAATCCGCTTGCCGCCGCCGCCATTGCCGAACAGGTGGGTGTGGACGAGGTGCACGCCGAGCTCACTCCCGAGGACAAGACGCGCAAGGTCGCCGAACTGGAGGCCCGCTACGGCAAGGTGTTGATGGTGGGCGACGGGGTGAACGACGCACCGGCGCTCGCCGCCGCCCACGTGGGCGTCGCCATGGGGGCCGCCGGCACCGATGTCGCCCTGGAAACGGCCGATGTGGCCCTCATGAGCGACAACTTGGCGCGCCTGCCCTACCTCATCCGCTTCAGCCGCCGCACCTGGGGTGTGGTGCTGCAAAACCTGGCGCTGTCCGTGGTGGTGATCGGCTCGCTCATCGCCGGCGCGGTGAGCGGTTATTTCACCCTGCCGGTCGCGGTCCTCGCGCACGAGATCAGCGAGTTCGTGGTGATCGCAAGCGGCCTGCGCATGCTCAGGACCTGA
- a CDS encoding DUF302 domain-containing protein, with the protein MSTTQYGFGKTVASSFDAAIEKVIQELQKEGFGVLTDIDVAATLKKKLNQDMPPYRILGACNPPLAHRALVAEPSIGLLLPCNVVVRQDDAGKVQVEFMDPNAVLDLVNKAEVHQLAGEVRQKLERVMQAL; encoded by the coding sequence ATGAGCACCACCCAGTACGGTTTTGGCAAGACAGTCGCCTCGTCGTTCGACGCAGCAATCGAGAAGGTCATCCAGGAACTGCAGAAGGAAGGCTTCGGCGTGCTCACGGACATCGACGTGGCGGCGACCCTGAAGAAGAAGCTCAATCAGGATATGCCGCCCTACCGAATCCTCGGCGCGTGCAATCCGCCGCTGGCGCACCGGGCGCTCGTCGCCGAGCCCTCGATCGGCCTCCTGCTGCCCTGTAACGTGGTGGTGCGCCAGGACGATGCGGGCAAGGTGCAGGTGGAATTCATGGATCCAAACGCAGTGCTGGATCTGGTGAACAAGGCGGAAGTGCATCAATTGGCCGGCGAGGTTAGGCAAAAGCTGGAGCGGGTCATGCAGGCCCTGTAA
- a CDS encoding SHOCT domain-containing protein, which translates to MWEYGMGWGWGWFGMILFWLVPILLIALGLKYFFGDGIRRPNPGARDGRQGALDVLEERYARGEIDREEFIEKRDDLKRG; encoded by the coding sequence ATGTGGGAATACGGCATGGGTTGGGGATGGGGGTGGTTCGGCATGATTCTGTTTTGGCTGGTGCCGATCCTGCTCATCGCGCTGGGGCTCAAATATTTTTTCGGGGACGGTATCCGTCGTCCGAACCCGGGCGCCCGCGATGGCAGGCAAGGAGCGCTGGACGTGCTGGAAGAACGATATGCTCGGGGAGAAATCGATCGCGAGGAATTTATCGAGAAACGCGACGACTTGAAGCGTGGCTAG
- a CDS encoding Spy/CpxP family protein refolding chaperone has protein sequence MKKIVLAGLTVLSLTAPAAFAQQALYPCQGYGCGMMMGPGMMGGYGMGPGMMGGYGMGPGMMGGYGMGPGMMGGYGMGPGMMGGYGMGPGMMGGYGYGGPYSGGPDLTKEQAEKIDKIRDDLAKKEAPLMQQIFEERRKLQDMYSSGADPAALDQAYRKTTDLERQVFNARADAQKRMNAVLTKEQRERMQRMQRGYGYGHDMWDWD, from the coding sequence ATGAAAAAGATCGTGTTGGCTGGACTAACAGTGCTTTCGCTCACGGCCCCCGCGGCTTTTGCGCAGCAAGCGCTATACCCTTGCCAGGGCTATGGGTGCGGAATGATGATGGGTCCTGGAATGATGGGTGGCTATGGCATGGGTCCTGGAATGATGGGTGGCTATGGCATGGGACCCGGAATGATGGGCGGCTATGGCATGGGTCCTGGAATGATGGGCGGCTATGGCATGGGACCCGGAATGATGGGTGGCTATGGCATGGGTCCTGGAATGATGGGTGGCTATGGATATGGAGGTCCTTATTCCGGGGGACCCGACCTGACGAAGGAGCAGGCTGAAAAGATCGACAAGATTCGCGACGATCTCGCCAAAAAAGAAGCGCCCCTGATGCAGCAGATTTTCGAGGAAAGACGAAAGCTGCAGGACATGTATTCCTCCGGCGCGGACCCCGCCGCGCTCGACCAGGCGTACCGGAAAACCACCGACCTCGAGCGTCAGGTCTTCAATGCCCGGGCCGATGCGCAGAAACGGATGAACGCCGTTCTGACCAAGGAACAGCGGGAAAGGATGCAGCGCATGCAGCGCGGCTACGGTTACGGCCACGACATGTGGGATTGGGATTAA
- a CDS encoding TolC family protein, whose protein sequence is MRFSFLCRNARSGLRPVCRAAAASLVWFLLSPVAFADPAALTLEGAWQRAEEANPTLRAAQAAIPAAEGELRDARAPLWNNPQVSVERRRKEVPQVSNPTQVNREWNVGLAQTFEIAGQQGDRRAAAEQSLAATRQVIAETRRQVRAEVESRFVRVLSLQSRIQTEESTLNLIEDAAKAVGKRVAAGEDSRLDGNLARVEAERARNQVALLHEQLVQARAELAALLQLPPDELPQVQGALDPAAVPYSLEDLLNAAAGRPVLQALGHREQAAKSRLDLERATRYPDVTVGLSTGREGPFDAREKIVGLSASLPLPLFRRNAGGIGRATTELTQTRIEREATNRDVRAQVIALWERFTNLKVRVDRLKESVLPSLQENRRLSAISFRAGEIGLLQLLLVNRQVLDGQRDLLDARTDLRLTQVALEAAAGWQSTPATR, encoded by the coding sequence ATGAGGTTTTCATTTTTATGCCGCAACGCCCGGAGCGGGTTGCGGCCGGTGTGCCGTGCAGCCGCGGCATCGTTGGTCTGGTTTTTATTGTCCCCCGTCGCGTTTGCAGACCCCGCGGCATTGACCCTGGAGGGTGCGTGGCAGCGCGCCGAGGAGGCCAACCCGACGCTGCGCGCGGCCCAGGCCGCCATCCCCGCAGCAGAAGGCGAGCTGCGCGATGCGCGCGCGCCGCTGTGGAACAACCCGCAGGTCTCCGTGGAGCGGCGCCGCAAGGAAGTCCCGCAGGTTTCGAATCCCACCCAAGTCAACCGCGAGTGGAACGTAGGGCTCGCCCAGACCTTCGAAATCGCGGGCCAGCAAGGCGACCGGCGGGCCGCAGCCGAGCAATCGCTGGCCGCGACCCGGCAGGTGATCGCGGAAACCCGGCGGCAGGTGCGCGCCGAAGTGGAGAGTCGTTTCGTGCGGGTGCTGAGCCTGCAGTCGCGCATCCAGACCGAGGAGTCGACGCTCAACCTCATCGAAGACGCCGCCAAAGCCGTCGGCAAGCGGGTCGCAGCGGGAGAGGACAGCCGGCTCGACGGCAACCTCGCCCGCGTGGAAGCGGAACGGGCGCGCAACCAAGTGGCGCTGCTGCATGAGCAACTCGTCCAGGCGCGCGCGGAGCTGGCCGCTTTGCTGCAACTGCCACCTGATGAGCTGCCGCAGGTACAGGGCGCCCTTGATCCGGCCGCCGTCCCCTACTCCCTGGAAGACCTGCTGAACGCTGCTGCAGGCCGGCCCGTCCTGCAGGCGCTAGGCCATCGGGAACAGGCGGCGAAGAGCCGCCTCGACCTTGAGCGCGCGACACGCTACCCGGACGTCACGGTTGGACTCAGCACCGGGCGGGAGGGGCCATTCGATGCCCGCGAAAAGATCGTCGGCTTGAGTGCTTCCCTGCCGCTTCCCCTGTTCCGCCGGAACGCGGGCGGCATCGGGCGGGCGACCACGGAACTCACCCAGACCCGGATCGAGCGCGAAGCCACGAACCGCGACGTGCGCGCCCAGGTAATCGCCCTGTGGGAACGATTCACCAACCTCAAAGTACGGGTAGATCGGCTCAAGGAATCGGTGCTGCCCAGCCTGCAGGAAAACCGGCGTCTCTCCGCCATTTCCTTTCGCGCAGGCGAAATCGGCCTGCTGCAACTGTTACTGGTCAACCGCCAGGTGCTGGACGGGCAGCGCGACCTGCTCGACGCCCGCACCGACTTGCGCCTGACCCAAGTGGCGCTGGAGGCGGCGGCGGGCTGGCAGTCCACGCCCGCCACGCGCTGA
- a CDS encoding efflux RND transporter periplasmic adaptor subunit, producing the protein MENSHSQQRRGLKQLASLLLAGSLSATLLAGCGDKPAPEKNVSGKTEPANQGAQESPSEKPGEKSAGKLLDLSDAEIHQAGIKVQKLELQEKADQIVVTATIQANQDRLARVAPRVPGRIIKVNASLGNRVKPGQALAMLDSIDLGEARSAYLQAASEAAVAQAGFARAQRLNADSIIPEKDYLRARAEHEKARAALRAAADRLRMMGVNPENLSGSVFPLTAPFAGTIIEKKAVLGELAPPDQSLFTVADLSTLWIEADLFEKDLAKIRPGMQASVTVSAYPGEVFKGRLTYISSVVDKDSRTVKARVEVPNPDGRLKPEMFATAAIQTGSGAKALLLPEDAVLLVQGQPTVFVAENGGFVPRAVEVGERIQGRIVIRSGVAAGESVVTSGAYALKARLLKSQIGDAD; encoded by the coding sequence ATGGAAAACTCACACAGCCAACAAAGACGCGGCCTGAAACAACTGGCATCGCTGCTCCTGGCCGGCAGCCTGTCGGCAACTTTACTTGCAGGGTGCGGCGACAAACCGGCACCGGAGAAAAACGTCTCCGGAAAAACGGAACCCGCAAACCAGGGCGCGCAAGAATCCCCGTCAGAAAAACCGGGAGAAAAATCCGCCGGGAAACTGCTCGATCTGAGTGACGCGGAGATCCATCAAGCGGGCATCAAGGTACAGAAACTGGAGCTCCAGGAAAAGGCCGACCAGATCGTGGTCACCGCCACCATCCAGGCCAACCAGGACAGGCTTGCTCGTGTTGCCCCGCGGGTGCCGGGTCGCATCATCAAGGTGAATGCCAGCCTGGGCAACCGGGTGAAACCGGGCCAGGCACTGGCGATGCTCGACAGCATCGATTTGGGCGAGGCGCGCTCGGCCTATCTGCAGGCGGCGAGCGAGGCGGCGGTGGCGCAGGCCGGCTTCGCGCGCGCCCAGCGGCTGAATGCCGACAGCATCATCCCCGAGAAGGACTATCTGCGCGCCCGCGCCGAGCACGAAAAAGCACGGGCCGCATTGCGTGCCGCCGCCGACAGGCTGCGCATGATGGGCGTCAACCCGGAAAACCTCTCCGGTTCCGTCTTCCCGCTTACCGCGCCCTTCGCCGGCACGATCATCGAGAAGAAAGCGGTACTCGGCGAACTCGCCCCGCCCGACCAGTCGCTGTTTACCGTGGCCGACCTTTCCACGCTGTGGATCGAGGCCGACCTGTTCGAGAAAGATCTGGCCAAGATCAGGCCGGGCATGCAGGCGAGCGTCACCGTATCGGCCTATCCGGGCGAGGTATTCAAAGGCCGCCTCACCTATATCAGCAGCGTGGTGGACAAGGACAGCCGCACCGTGAAGGCACGGGTGGAGGTACCGAATCCTGACGGCCGCCTCAAGCCTGAAATGTTCGCGACGGCCGCGATCCAGACCGGCTCGGGCGCGAAAGCGCTGCTGCTGCCGGAGGATGCGGTGCTGCTGGTGCAAGGCCAGCCGACCGTATTCGTGGCCGAAAATGGCGGCTTCGTGCCGCGCGCAGTGGAAGTTGGCGAGCGCATCCAGGGCCGGATCGTAATCAGGTCCGGTGTCGCGGCTGGCGAGTCGGTCGTGACCAGCGGCGCCTACGCGCTCAAAGCCCGTCTGCTCAAGTCGCAAATCGGCGACGCGGATTGA